The Mucilaginibacter rubeus genomic interval TTTTGTTCCAACTTTCCCGTTTAAAAACAACTACCAGAAGAACAACAAAAAACGCTAAAAAGCATAAAACAAACATCGCCCCATCTCCCGACTTCATCGCGATCACGCCGAAACCAAAAGTAAAAATCAAAAGTACCGGCCATATCTTATTTGCCCTGGGTTTACGAATTACCCAATTACGTCGTTTGTTAACGCGCTGAAAATCAATATCTGAGAACCGGGCATTATTTTCAGGCCAAATATCGGGTGGAGGGTATTGTTGAAATACATCTGTATATATTTTATTGGTATCTGTATAAAAAGCATCATATTTAACAGCCTCACTATCCCCACCCTTAGTAGGATTATGATGAATCTCCCGGCCAAGCGTATCACGGCAAAGATCAATCCAATATGAGTGCGTAAAAGTCAGATGCAGGTGCCAGGCCTGATCAACAGCATCGGATGGCGTTACACCGTTATCAGATATGCAACAAAGAAAAATGAACTTCTTATACTCGGATATAACGCGGAGAGCATAATTAACATTCCAGCCATTTTCACGGGCAAGACGTTCTGAAAATTTAAAAGCAGCCTCAGCGTCATCCAATTGAAAATCGAGGATCTTTTGCCAAAGTAAGGCTTGTTGTGCTGTGAGCATATTGTTTAGGTATATGCACTAAGGTAGCAAAATTACTTTCACAAATAAATGGTGAATGGTTGGGTTATATGATGATGTTTTTCACCGCTTGCCATTATCAATTTTATTGTCACCCTGAGGCGCGAAGGATCTTCTTCGCTGTCGCGGGTGAGTGGAGAATAGTCAGTAGTTGATTAGGTTGGATGGTTGTTATAGCTGTTGGAGTAGTAGGAATAGGAAAGTATTATCAACGCAAAAAGCCTTAGTGATTAGCTAAGGCTTTTGCAATGTTGCACCATTAAAGGTGATAAAGGGTGGCACCGACCTACTCTCCCACGTTTTACCGCAGTACCATCGGCTCTGGCGGGCTTGACTTCTCTGTTCGGAATGGGAAGAGGTAGACACCGCCGATATAGGCACCTGAATTTCTTTTTATTAAGGTGAAAACTTAAAGGTTAAAGTTCAAAGGTTTATTACCTTTCGCCTTTATCCTTGGGCCTTTCAGCCTTTATAAATGACATATTATTGAAAGAAGTGATTGAATTTAAGAGAAAACAACAGCACTTGTTGTTCATTATCTGTTTTTGTGTTTCTCACCGGCTCATCTATCCTGCTTATCATCAATATTACTACCAATGAACTACTGAACAAATGAACCAGTGAACGTTTCTTCACGAAGAAAGCTTCGGGCAATTAGTATTACTCGGCTATGATGTCACCACCTTTATACCTGTAACCTATCAACGTAGTAGTCTCCTACGACCCTCAATGGAAGTCTCATCTTGTGGCTAGTTTCGCACTTAGATGCTTTCAGCGCTTATCTATTCCCAACGTAGCTACTCTGCAGTACACCTGGCGGCATAACAGATTCACCAGAGGTTAGTCCAACCCGGTCCTCTCGTACTAAGGTCAGCCCCACTCAAACTTCCTACGCCCACAACAGATAGGGACCGAACTGTCTCGCGACGTTCTGAACCCAGCTCGCGTGCCACTTTAATGAGCGAACAGCTCAACCCTTGGGACCTTCTCCAGCCCCAGGATGTGACGAGCCGACATCGAGGTGCCAAACCTCCCCGTCGATATGAGCTCTTGGGGAGATCAGCCTGTTATCCCCAGCGTACCTTTTATCCTTTGAGCGATGGCCCTTCCATGCAGAACCACCGGATCACTATATCCGTCTTTCGACCCAGCTCGACTTGTCTGTCTCACTGTCAAGCAAGCTTATGCTATTGCACTCCGCGTACGGTTACCAAGCGTACTGAGCTTACCTTTGAAAGCCTCCGTTACCTTTTTGGAGGCGACCACCCCAGTCAAACTACCCGCCAAACAATGTTCTCCACATCGTAGAGTTAGACACCAAATACAGAAAGGGTGGTATTTCAACGTT includes:
- a CDS encoding glycine-rich domain-containing protein, which codes for MLTAQQALLWQKILDFQLDDAEAAFKFSERLARENGWNVNYALRVISEYKKFIFLCCISDNGVTPSDAVDQAWHLHLTFTHSYWIDLCRDTLGREIHHNPTKGGDSEAVKYDAFYTDTNKIYTDVFQQYPPPDIWPENNARFSDIDFQRVNKRRNWVIRKPRANKIWPVLLIFTFGFGVIAMKSGDGAMFVLCFLAFFVVLLVVVFKRESWNKNDAGETSGCNTGGCGAYGNLDTGHHGHSGHGCHSGCSGHSGCGSGCSGCSSSGCSSGH